The sequence aactaaattataaaaatgcagtAAAAAGTTTTAAGAACGCCTTGAATTTTCGACCTAATTTAGCAGGTAAGTGCAAACAAAAAAGCTTGCTTCAAGTTTATTATCACAGAATACGGTTACAACTAAAAACAATTCCTTTAAATGTTTATAGTGGCCTATTTAAATTTGGGCATTTCCTTAATTGCCTTGGGCAAATGTCATGATGCTGCTCAGATCTTACAGGAGGGCTCTAAGGTCGATGGTAATGGTGTGCGTGATCGTGCGGCCCATGAAAATGCTAGAATTTCATCGTACCTGCAGTTGGGAGCACTCTATGTCGAACAGGGCAAATTACAGCGCGCTTTAGCCGTTTATCGTGAAGCTTTATACGAGCTGCCACATCACTACTACAAACGAGATGTCATCTACCATCGTATTGGTGATATCTTTGGCCGCTTACAGCAGTGGGATGAGGCCGAGCGACATCATAGGGCTGCTTTGGAGTTGCAACCAAATCAGGTGGCAGCTCATTTATCGTATGGCGTAACATTGGCCAGAAATGTAAGtttaaaaaaggaaagaaataaTAAGAAGCTTAAagtgaaatacaaaaataaattgcttTCTTACAGAGCAGTAGAGTCTCAGAAGCTGAAATGTGGTTTAAGCGCGCTTTGCAATTGGCACCTGAAGAAGCCAGCGTTTATCATCATTACggtaagtttttattatttagcttTATATTAAAGATGGCATTATTGCAAAAGTTTTAATTGATAtcaagctttttgtttttaatataaaaataaaaagcactttatataatttgtctctttatttctatttttccatttcagcTGAATTCTTAACAACACAAACCCGCTTAGCAGAAGCTATAACATATAGAGTCAAAGCAGCTGAACTGGCACCTCAAGACTATTCACTGGTGGTAGCCGCAGCTACAGCATTAAGGCTAATGGAACGCAAGCAGGAAGCTGAAACTTGGTATAGAAAAGTaagtgtaaaaatttaatttataaaaattattttataattttgaaagttCTAAATCCCGGAATTGTAAAAATCAGAGCCGTTTGTTTGTAGTCCTTAGCAAAGGATactattaatgacattttagaattcttgtttataaaatttcgaTTATCATGAGaactttataataataaatcacCTTTTATCTTTTCATTTGATTAGGCTGTCAACCTACGACCCAGTGATGCCCATGCCCACACAAATCTCGGCGCCATCTTACACTTACTGGGACATACAAATAAAGCGGCAACAAGCTATAAGGAAGCACTGAGACTGCAACCCGGAGATGCCACAACTCTGGGTAATTTAGCAAAATTGGGACTAACAGAAACCAAATAGAgacatatttaataataaataaaactaataaattatgacaaaaaaaaataacaaaaaccttcctaaaactaaacaacttataaaaaatatatatttttgtataaaaaaagcaaataaatcaCCCAAGAATGAAAGGAACTTCTAAAGATTCCATGTAAACATAATGTATCATACcaagcaacaaaataaaaataaaataaagaccaaaataataataatattatttttttgtttgtattattttgtaattgaaactaaaatttaactaacaaaaaacctttttaatttatgtaaataaatcaaaaaacaggattagaaaaaaaactctgGCCAGCAGCAAAACCTTGTTCCAGAGTGTAAcccttaataattaattttttattatttattgtgtaaataactaaaattgtaatttgttttaatgttgtaaatacaaattttaatttcatttaaaagtacTTCATAATGGCTTAATattctttttagtttttaattaattcaattgtaAATTATCTTGTAGATAATCAatcaattaatacaatttattagaGACAAAAACGCAGAAGACGGTAAAAcatcaatacaaatttaaaaaaaaaaaaagttatttacctgtcgtataatttaattataaataaaacaaaattataattatgattatgattattataaataaaacccAAACTTATCTCAGATTACACAGATAAAACatattgtaaattattaaaatattatatataaaatgaaataaaataaaaaaagttatattcgtaaaaatataaaaaatataaatatttcaaaaaaagaaagtatgcaaaaaaaaaaaacaaagtgttttattttcattaagaactgtggttccaaattcaaatatagctggacaaaattatatAGTGGAACTTGTATATGCTTTAAAGGATAAACATAGTCATGAGACGAGCTTCAGCGGTATTTGTTTATTCGTGACCAATACAGGGCAAGGGTGAAGACTAGTAAAGTAagatttaaatttctctaaaaaaatttaagtttatgcTTGATTAAATGAACTATAAGTTATATACATTGTATGAGAGCAACTTGTAAGCtattataaacaagtaagaaagtatggtcggtcaagcccgaccatataataccctacaccaagtaaatgagtaaaaatatttttcttttaaaatatcaataatttatatttttgagtgattttcggaagtgggccttatatgggagctatgaccaattatggaccgatcaccatgaaattgggtcgtgtgatttatgtctacattaaagttaactatgttgaattttgtgtgtataccaacatttttaagcgatttatgcacgttaaagtgattttcggaagcgggtctatgtaggagctatgactaattatggaccgatcgtaacaaaatttggtgacatgaattttgtatatataaaacttatttggagcgaaatttgtgtagatacatagataaattaaacgtttatgaccgataaagtccaatttcgaggggacatttgtatgggggctaggtgaaataatggaccgatttcagccagtttcaataggcttggtccttgggccaaaaaagtaatatgtaccaaatttgatcgaaatatcttcaaaattgcgacctgtactctgcgcacaaggtttacatggacagccagccagccagccaaccagacggacggacggacggacggacatcgtttaatcgactcagaaagcgattctaagtcgatcggtatactttaaggtgggtgttagactaatatttttgggcgttacaaacatctgcacaaacgcataataccctccccactatggtggtgtagggtataaaaatatatttcactttaaagtgcagaATAATTATTCTgcacacacacatttttataattttttccagCTAGCTTTAGGATTGGAATCATACAGCAATGTTGGTGTgggttacaaaaaaatattaacaaatcttTAAACCACACAAAGTAAGTAAATGtttgatgatcggtccatagttGACTGTAAGTTTTAGAAATtgacccagcaaaaactttacttacaaataagccgaaaaataaggggaatttgacgattcaactacttatttttctactgtaagaagtcattatttttgttcgcgatgtcccaaaagtaatcctttatattttggccggaaataagttgttttgttagtagagttatttatagaatttttatttacacaaaaaaataaaaataaaaaaaaataagtcgcagacccgattcgaacctgcaaccttctgtttggtagtcttccgttgtgctcactacaccactgcttagttatttcattgtacatcaaataatggttttcacacagtaatgcaatattcttttctgtttttctaaaaatatacatgcaataaaaaaaaatgggcaaattgaaaaaaagtaacagtttttttgttttgtttttttagactttactacttaaaaagtaagttattaaaaaagacattattaaaaagacattgtagatttgtaagtgaagtttttgctggggagtttaataaattaaactttataacgttaaaacacaaaaaatgtctctacctatgtccgttatagactctgaaatAATACAACCGACAAGCTCCAAACTGTTTTCATTAGAAAggcaatttttttaagatagttTTAAATAACTAATACACTGCATCAGCTCCATTCAGTCCTTTTTTGaagaagattttcgaattttcccatacaatttttttttccaattttgaatttttgaaaatgtttatgtcTTGAAATTATGTATCTAAATTAGAAATTAGATCACTAAGaaggaatttttggaaattcgaattttaaggaggtaaaaaattttatttctacgtCTCCGGAACTGATAAATCTAGCATCAAAAATCCAACTTAATCTGAATTTATGCAGAAAATAAGCGGACAggagtttggtactttttaagttttaatacttttaaggGGATAAAACGGCCGAAACTCGAGTTTTGATACTTTTTGTATATCATATCCCAGAaattgaagtcctttaaaaaaaatcaaatggattTTAGcacttcttttaaatttaaaagggtCAAATTTATGGCTATTTTGTCCTGGGTTTtatcttatatctcagccatttgtgggccgaatGTCTCGATTTTAAATCGCAACGCAGCTGAGAGAATTctcaatatatttatgtatgaatcgtgATTTCaacggaaagtttatttcaacatacagacggacatagatATATCGACATcgctatccagaatatatattatttgtgaaatcgcaaatgaaaaatgtagaaattacaaacggaatgacttgCCACTgatggtgaatggtataaataCGCAAACTAGTTTTCTCGATCCTGAATATAgcgaattcaaattttattgtggTATAATCTTTTTTTAAGAACAACTACATTGACCTTTAAAAATCGTatctttttttatgtaaataaagtgtggaatttttttctttttaatttttgaacgagttgtttcttttatatgaaaaaaactgtaaaactcATTCCATAATAGAACAAAATTCACCTGTGAAGAAGACGAGGATGAAAGACTGGTGGTGATAAGAAagaaaaatgtcataaaattggattggtttaaaaaaacaacatcatCGGGtagtatattaaataattattcatgttaaccaaacaaataaaaaaaatatgtttatgttttttagcaTATTAGCAAACTCGAAATATCCgctagtttttaattaataaatattttaaaaaccactATTagttatattaagtttaaacacagccaatttaattttagtttcaaatagATCACTCCGGTTATTTAACATTGTTAGGTGTTTAGATCCTTCCTTATAATCTATTTTATTTCATGAATTAAACATTACTACATAATTAAATTGCTGAGTTATTTAAGACTtaaattatagaaacaaaaaattgtcaTCATCTTTAACGTAAGCTTCTTAATAACTTGCAATAAGTAGATTTTTCTGTCATACCCTGACTTAGTTGAAATTGTCAgccataatgtcataaaattttattggcaCACCTTCCTGTATGTTGCAACTAGAGATGACGACTTCTCCATAGAAAGCAAGTGCACTTGACTTGTAACAGCCACATGAGCTTATCCTTGTATAAATACTCCCACACAAAACTTATTGCTCTTAGAAAACgtatacttttttttcttctttttattttgttaaactcAATGATACTTGACGATGTGATGATATTGAAAGCAATAGATGTTGACGTTGTTCGGTTGAGATGATGTGCTTAGTTTAAAGCAATTAGCACAATATATACTGGTACATACACATTCTCTCTCTCACAAAGGATTCAATACTGATTGCACTTTATATTTTGTGTAGAATGTGTTGCATTCATATTTCTTTGAAAGGAAACGAAAGTATTTAGTGGCTACGTGTCTTACCAAGCCTTAAGTTTAAAGTACTTTTCTCGAAATAAAACGATAAAAAATATGCAGAAATTACAAGAGGGAAAGAACATCATTATTAACATCCTGGTGATGCTTGTTAAAAGGACCTTTAAAAGTAGTAGGTACTTGTTTAAGGATAACTACAAAACATACTCATAAACATAAAAGttctatgttgtttttttttcttgttaatgTCAGTGTGGTATATATTATCATCGACATCTTCTTCGTCATTTTACTTAATGCTTTATTCAACACTGCAAAAGTGCAAATACTACTGCTCGAAAgaacaaattcaaaaataaaaaataaaatacaaaaaagaaaatcaactaAACAACGTCAACATTCAAAGTGTTGCATGTCAAAAGTCTTTAGCTTTTTATCATTTGGCTAGCAAACACACATTCACACATATACTACATAGAACTACACACTCGACTTCAACACTCATTTGTTCAATAATTTCAAGTAGCTGGATGTTGCACAACCGCAGCCATACAAGCACAATTCGAGAGGTTGCATGTTTCGATAGGGAGAAATATTGTTGAACCCCACCGACTGACTGTCTTCATCTATTCATGAATGACATCTCAACCACGAGCCATCTATTTTAATTGGCaaaacattcattcattaaCTTGGTCGTTCATTCATTCAATAACTCACACCCATTATTCATGACTACTCGTATACTCATAGTAAATATGTAATGGAGTTCAACCGAATATTCGGTTTCAGTTTCGAATTATGCAAAAAAtcgttttcaaaaaatatctaagcaaattaatagatatttgaaaacaatccagaaaaacaatattattttcatgaCGAAGATACAAGACGGATTTGAACAAAAGTCGAACAAGTAAAGGTGGTCAAACAAAACGGTTAATCATTATTATTCGGTTTAGAACGAATATTAATGATTATTAGGTTTGGTTCGGTTTCGGCCTTAAAATCTCTATTTCGGTCAGACTATACTAAATACTGATTGCTTACTTCACGTTTTTCTGTTCGATGTTTCTTAATGGTTAACTTTTGTAACAGCACCAACTGAGAGGCATTTTCGCTGGAAATAAAATCAATCACCTTAGTTtactttaaaatagaaaattggttttgatgtaaaaataatttattcatcATCGTTCcagtttttttggtgaaaaaataatcATGTTAAAGAAAATGTGTCTAGTTTTCGAGATATGGGCGTTTTCTGGGgtcacgaacgtacgttcgcctttgatgtccaaagaatatagaaaaaataactttccTAGCATTTTTTTGTAATACGATAGCATTTTGATAGCTCTATATTTAGTGCAAATTATGAATTCCATCGTCTTTAAGTTCTCATAATGATAGCTATAAACATGTGGTAATGAACGTACGCAAAATAGAAGTCAACTTTAGCTGACAGTagtgaaatgtaaaaatctgcgaaatggaacgaaatatttaaaagcgattaattaattttaaatgtgtattaatgtaggtatttacacaataaaaaatctctattggtttttgtttaattggcttAAATACCGGTATCTAACATAAGGGTCGCGAACTTacgatttttccatattttgttttattatatttccttaacaaacaagtaagaaagtatggttggtcaggctcgaccatataataccctacgtaacatttttcttttaaaaattcaataatttatattcgagaGTGATTGTCGAAGTGgccattatatgggagctatgaccgatcaccatgaaattaggtcgtagtTTATGTCTACGTTAaagatatttatgttgaattttatgtgtataccaacatttttatgagatttttgcacgttaaagtgatttacggaagcgggtcttaAATGGGAGAAAtaactaattatgaaccgatcataataaaatttggtatatttcggtatatataaaacttatttggaacaatttttgtgtttcgggaggacatttgtatgggggctaggtgaaatgatgaaccgatttcagccagtttcaatatgcttcgtccttgggccgaaaaaattatatgtaccaaattctatcgaaatattttcaataaaacacgatgattaacaacattttattttttgatcctGGTTGACTAACCgtaggaaatgcccatatattaCAAAATTGGTGCGCCGATATACTGAAGGGTATTATGCTAGACTATCAGTATGGAGGTTACGGGTTCGTTTCTCGCCAAAGGCTTTGTTCTCGTAGACATTTCGCAATTTAAGTCTCTAAACACTGATTTGGATCAATAAACACGTGTCAGCCAACTGTCCCCAAAATACAACTCTAACAGAATAGTTACGAACATGGGAAAAGAAGAAACGAGAATGGGGAAGTAGGAGTATTCGATTTGTGGCAGCAGACAAGGGCAGTCGTGTTTTTGAAAACGTTTCTTGagattaataaataatagtttgctttgtaaaatttaaataaaatagcttTCATTAttcttaaatataataattgtgTTTGCGTTTACTTTCTTTGGTTATTGTGTGACAACTTCAGAAGTGAGATTACCCCGTGCACGTACGTAAATTGCATATGCAACAAGATGCCTAGCTTTCACAACATGAAAATTAATACACTTCGTAAAAAGTGTAAAGCTGCAGGTTTGCCGACGGATGGAAGCCGCAACGATTTAATGGTACGTTTGGAGGAAAACTTGGAAAAGACGTCATTCGTCAGTTGCAATTTTGAGCCATCGCGTGTTTCATCCCCTACGTCACCAACACACAATAATTCTAGAATAGAATCAAACACATTACAAATTCTGCACACAATGTCTCTGCCAACGACAACGCCTGCGTCATTGGATTCGACAACTTTTACAACTCGTCCAATATGTACAACGTCTGTACAAAAGTCGAACTCAGAGAATATTTGCAACAATTTAACAACGCATCGTTATTACgatgaaaacaacaacaatcaacAGTCATCAAGTATGCAGAAAACTACTCTGCCTAACTTCGCAGTAACGACAAGCGACCAACAAAATATGACGTCGTCACCAACGAGTATGTATACACCACATACACAAACATCAACTAATGGTcgttattttgaatttcaaccacAATTTGTTGCCACAACACACTCGAATGTTCGTCAGCCACATGTTGCTACATTAAATGGTGGTTACAATTATGgtcaacatgttgctaatgtGGCAAATGTGGAAATGTTTCCCATACGAAATGTAGCTGCTAGTAGTGTTTCTCAGCAATATGTTCCTGTTTCGACGGGTGCCCATTATTTTCGTTCTcatattaaagacaaaaatgtTGCAAGGGTGATTGACAACAGCTTTGATGCAAATTCTGTTGCGAGCAACTATACACATAATTTTGCAACGTATACTGACATGCACGGACAAGAAAATTGTGAGAATGAAAATGTATACACAACGAGTTCAAATGAAGGTATTAATTCATATGGCAACATgcacgaaaataaaaattttgaaaatcaacACACAAACATGAGTTTTGCCGCTGATGGAAACAGAATGTATAATAATTATCAATGGAATTATGAGCAACAAAATTTATCGGACGGTTGTGTAAATAGGAATTATAATATGCCTAATGCAGAACGACGTAATATTAATGATACACCAGTTTTTACACCTCGAAAGCAGGTAACATTTTCAATTCCTTCGGTTCCAATGGACAATTTTAACGGCAATGAAATGAATCAACAACGGAATATGGGGTCAGGTTATAATTTTGACAATGGCTATACTAATGTACGTGAAGTAGTATCTTTATTGCCGGAATTTAACCCTACATCATTATCGTCGATAAACGCAAGACAATTTATAAATCGTGTGGAACTTTTACGGATTGCATATCGATGGAACGATGAAATTCTAATTTTTGCAGTTCAACAGAAAATGCAAGGTGCCGCCAAGTACTGGATCGATTCTTTGGAATTGGTGTTTAGATCGTGGGCGGAATTTGTCAGGAAATTTATCAATGATTTTCCGTGTGTGGAGAACGAAGCAGATATCCACGTTAAGATGTCACGTACCAAACGTAATGGTGATGAATCTCCACAAGATTATTATTATCGGATGCTGGCTATAGGTAAACGAGGTGGATTGTCAGACTCCGCCATATCCCGCCACATAATTAATGGTATAAACGAACctgatttgaaaatgaaaatttcaaacaattacTGCGAGTGTAGCGACTTGTTGCGTGATATTGTGACATTTTGTATGCACAATGAAATAAAGCAGTCAACGAAGGACACGAGAATAAAGGGGTCTACCCCAACTACAGTGAGTTATCGAAATAATTATAGTGATAAACGAAGCGAAAATACTGTTAAGTGTTTTAATTGCCACGAACCGggacattattcgaaaaattgtcCTGTACCGCAACGTAAACCGAGATGTGCAAGATGTAATCGTACGAATCATCAGACCGAAAATTGTCCTGATGGACACGAACAGGAGGGACGCCATCCAACCGTCAACCAAATCGATGAACCGAAAACGAAATTACAGGTAATTGTAAAGCAAATAATTGTTAACAATGCGACGACGGACGCTTTTATTGATCCTGGAAGTAAATGTACACTTATACGGGAAAGTTTTGCAACTGGCTTTGATTCAGTAGAACCATGTTCTATACTGTTGGAGGGCTTTGCTCATGGCAAATATGAAAGTACCggcaaaattaaactaaatattattattgacGATATATCTCATGATGTTTACGTGTTAGTTGTGGCAGATGACCTAATATGTGAAAACATATTACTCGGTAGGGATATTTTATGCCAACAAGGTAGCCGTTTGGTAATAGAAGGTGATGAATGCCACTTGGAGAGGATTATGGCCATATCTACCAGCAACGAGATGAACCTGGATGAACAAAGTAAACTCCAGAACGTGTTAAACAGCCACCGCACTACGTTTGCCGATAATTCACATGATTTAGGTGAATGTAAGGTTTTCAACATGGATATTAAACTAACATCTGACGTACCAATACACGTTAAACCATATCGTATTCCGTTTTCTAAACGTCCAATTGTTGATACGTTGGTGAATGAGCTTTTGGATGCCAATATAATACGACCATCGAATTCACCTTACGCTTCAGGTATCGTCTTGGTGGAAAAGAAGAATAATGAACACCGCTTATGTGTCGATTTTCGCGCACTTAATCGTATCACTGTTAAAATACCTTTTCCGATGCCTAATTTAGAGGAACAATTTGCGCAGCTAGCCGGAAACGAATACTTCACATCGTTGGATTTGCGAATGGGCTACCATCAAATAAAAATGGATGAATCTTCTAAACAATATACGGCGTTTGTGACAATGCAGGGTCACTACGAATACAATCGAATGCCTTTCGGTTTGGTGAACGCTCCAGCTGTATTCCAACGCGTTATGAACTCTTTAATAGCCAAAATGAATCAAGGTGAGGTGCTGGCGTATTTGGATGATGTTATCATTCCAAGCAAAACTGTTGAGGAGGGGTT comes from Calliphora vicina chromosome 2, idCalVici1.1, whole genome shotgun sequence and encodes:
- the LOC135952674 gene encoding uncharacterized protein LOC135952674, translating into MKINTLRKKCKAAGLPTDGSRNDLMVRLEENLEKTSFVSCNFEPSRVSSPTSPTHNNSRIESNTLQILHTMSLPTTTPASLDSTTFTTRPICTTSVQKSNSENICNNLTTHRYYDENNNNQQSSSMQKTTLPNFAVTTSDQQNMTSSPTSMYTPHTQTSTNGRYFEFQPQFVATTHSNVRQPHVATLNGGYNYGQHVANVANVEMFPIRNVAASSVSQQYVPVSTGAHYFRSHIKDKNVARVIDNSFDANSVASNYTHNFATYTDMHGQENCENENVYTTSSNEGINSYGNMHENKNFENQHTNMSFAADGNRMYNNYQWNYEQQNLSDGCVNRNYNMPNAERRNINDTPVFTPRKQVTFSIPSVPMDNFNGNEMNQQRNMGSGYNFDNGYTNVREVVSLLPEFNPTSLSSINARQFINRVELLRIAYRWNDEILIFAVQQKMQGAAKYWIDSLELVFRSWAEFVRKFINDFPCVENEADIHVKMSRTKRNGDESPQDYYYRMLAIGKRGGLSDSAISRHIINGINEPDLKMKISNNYCECSDLLRDIVTFCMHNEIKQSTKDTRIKGSTPTTVSYRNNYSDKRSENTVKCFNCHEPGHYSKNCPVPQRKPRCARCNRTNHQTENCPDGHEQEGRHPTVNQIDEPKTKLQVIVKQIIVNNATTDAFIDPGSKCTLIRESFATGFDSVEPCSILLEGFAHGKYESTGKIKLNIIIDDISHDVYVLVVADDLICENILLGRDILCQQGSRLVIEGDECHLERIMAISTSNEMNLDEQSKLQNVLNSHRTTFADNSHDLGECKVFNMDIKLTSDVPIHVKPYRIPFSKRPIVDTLVNELLDANIIRPSNSPYASGIVLVEKKNNEHRLCVDFRALNRITVKIPFPMPNLEEQFAQLAGNEYFTSLDLRMGYHQIKMDESSKQYTAFVTMQGHYEYNRMPFGLVNAPAVFQRVMNSLIAKMNQGEVLAYLDDVIIPSKTVEEGLQRLEKFLCILDDAGLTLRLDKCKFLEREISYLGHKVSEGGITPGDGKVSAIKNFIPPRNVTEVRRFLGLTGFFRKFVEGYSIISKPLTNLLRKDAQFVWGDDQQKAFGKLIDVLSSRPVLCLYDYDAIHEVHTDASAVGVAGVLLQSAYGKSWRPVFYYSRHCTPTESSYHSYELEMLAIIESLERFRIYVLGKPFRLVTDCSAIAKARSNKEMIPKIARWWMRILDYDCEILHRQGSRMSHVDALSRAPDPNAPEINEIDRIMSLNIEEEDWLLTMQIQDPDLLNIIAVLRDQKRSPQKEQLNREYSLINRRLYRKEEGKVKFVVPKCVRWRVVKSCHDDVGHFGLEKTIQRIQQNFWFPKIRKYVKNYIAGCIECCYNRAKTGKAEGQMYISEPEPIPFRQIHIDHLGPFVRSKRGNTHVLAISDAFSKFLIVKPVKSTKTQPVITALNEITSYFGLPKIIVSDRGTAFTSKTFEQYCKQNNIKHVKTAVRTPRANGQVERANGIILSYLRTAVDIKGDWDLSLRDLQWSVNSQRNATSGFSPNELVFDFKLIDVVQNHIIAAIHDDISENEADTSSADKRELAIVNVANEKKKWKARFDRKHIKPTLYEQGDLVVVENEAAATGESRKLEPKYKGPYTIARILDKDRYLIEDVPGMSVTSRKFCSVFSSDKLKPWCRTLPELDLDDEDKGIEDDPKSGLAELSANCPQNTTLTE